A single genomic interval of Chrysemys picta bellii isolate R12L10 chromosome 8, ASM1138683v2, whole genome shotgun sequence harbors:
- the LOC135972991 gene encoding uncharacterized protein LOC135972991 yields the protein MQSSPAVMAMQSVNRKRAPAWTDREVLDLIAVWGDESVLSELRSKRRNAKIYEKISKDMAERGYSRDATQCRVKIKELRQGYQKTKEANGRSGSHPQTSRFYEALHSILGAAATTTPPVTVDSEDGILSTAGSSDMLGDGEDEEGDEEGEAVGSSHNADFPDSQDLFITLTEIPYEASPAITPDTESGEGSATPSATVSQPSLESHSQRLARIRRRKKRTRVDMFSELMASSQAQAAQQTQWRENLTRMHQANMDREERWRQEDQQATLTLLGLLREQTDTLRRLVDVLQERRQEDRAPLQSISNRPPPPPSPIPTSPKVQRRRGGRVPANSHSTPAESSSSRRLSFPKI from the exons atgcagagctctccagcagtgatggccatgcagtctgtgaatagaaagagagccccagcatggactgatcgtgaagtcttggatctcatcgctgtgtggggcgatgagtccgtgctttccgagctgcgatccaaaagaaggaatgcaaagatctacgagaagatctctaaagacatggcagagagaggatacagccgggatgcaacgcagtgccgcgtgaaaatcaaggagctgagacaaggctaccagaagaccaaagaggcaaacggacgctccggatcccatccccagacatcccgtttctacgaggcactgcattccatcctcggtgctgccgccaccactaccccaccagtgaccgtggactctgaggatgggatactgtccacggccggttcctcagacatgttaggggacggggaagatgaggaaggagatgaggagggcgaggcagttggcagctctcacaacgctgatttccccgacagccaggatctcttcatcacccttacagagatcccctacgaagcgtccccagccattaccccggacacagaatctggtgaaggatcagcca ccccgtctgcgactgtctcacaacctagcctggaatcacactcccagaggctagcgcggattaggcgtaggaagaagaggacacgggtggacatgttctctgagcttatggcctcttcccaagcccaggcagcacagcagacccagtggcgggagaacttgacccgaatgcaccaagccaacatggatcgggaggagaggtggcggcaggaagaccagcaggcgactctaacgctgcttggactactgagggagcaaacggacacgctccggcgccttgtggatgttctgcaggaacggaggcaggaggacagagccccgctgcagtccatctctaaccgccctcccccgccaccaagtcccatacccacctcacccaaagtgcaaagaaggagaggcggcagagtccctgctaactctcactccacccctgcagagagctctagtagcagaaggctctcatttcccaaaatttga